ATCCACCATCCATGACACCTCGCCGGAACTGACGGCGAGAATCAACTGGGCCAAGGCTTCCTGATCATAGGCGGACAGCCGTCCCATGATGCCAAAGTCATGAAAGCAAAGCCGGCCGTCCTCCAGCAAAAATACGTTGCCCGGATGCGGGTCGCCGTGAAAGAAGCCGTCCTCGAAGACCTGCTTCAAGAACGATGCCATCAGCGCCTGCGCCACGCGCCGTCGGCTCTCCTGTTCGGACGACGGAATATGCGTAAGCTTCTTGCCGAAACTGCGCTCCATGGTCAAGACACGTCGGCTGGTCTGCTCCCAAAAGATGCGGGGCACGAAGACGTGCTTATCATCCTGCAAATTCTCCCTCAGGAGATCGCCGTTGCGCGCCTCGACTTGATAGTCCAATTCTTCGTTGATGAGCCGGGCAAACTCTTCCACCAGATCGCCCGGGCCAAATCGGCGACTCTCCGGCACATACCGCTCCAGTTGACGGGCCAAGAAGCGCATGATCCTGACATCGGCATGAATGATGGGCTCGATGCCGGGGCGCTGCACCTTGACCACCACGCTGGTGCCGTCAATCAACTGCGCCGTATGGACCTGGCCGATCGACGCGGCAGCCAGGGGCGTCTCATCGAAACTGGTGAACAACGCGTGAACGGATTTGCCCAGTTCACGCTCGACAATCTCACGCGCCTGCTCGCCAGGGAAAACAGCGACATCATCCTGGAGCCGTTGCAGCTCCTCGATATAGACCTCCGGCAACATATCGCGCCGCAGGCTCAGAAGCTGGCCAAACTTGACGAACGCGGGCCCCAGCCCTTCGAGCGTAGCTCTCAGCCGCTTTGCATCCTGATCGGTCGCTTGCACCGCCTCAACTGAAGCTTCGAGTGCGTCACGGCCAATCCGTAGCCGCTCCACATAATGCGCCCACCCTGCCCCGGCCAATGCGCGCAGGATGTACAAGAGCCGTGGCAGTTCAGCGGGCACCCGCTCGCGCACCGCTGGTTCGGGATTCGCATGCGTTATGACGCCCATGTTCCTTCTCCTCGTTGCCCACCTTCCCCATTGCCGCGCCATGCACGCATCCGAGCCCAGCTTTCCGGACGTCGACAGCCGGCAAGCACTATCGTTTTAGAAGAACCACTGTATCTGCGTGTAGTAGATGTGATGGAAATGTCCAAACTCACTGCCACTGCTGCCCATAAAGAACTGGGCGCCGATCTGCCAGTCGAGATTCGTCTTGATCGAATAGGTCAGCAGGGGCGAAACGAAACGGCTATGGTCGTCCAAATTGACCACCACATAGCCCTCCCACTTGAGCAGCGGCGTGATTTCGTAGCTCATGTAGCCACCAGCATAGTGCTTGGCAACGCTGCGAATCTTGCCGGTCAACAGCGACGTGAAATCGTACGCGGCGGCATTGGTCGTGCCGGCGCCGTTGTAGTAGAGCTCGGCGCTAAGCGTGAGCGTGTTCGCAAACGCATAATCGAGCGCGAGAACGGCACGTTGATAGGTCGAGCCAGTCTTGGCACGCACTTGCGTGAACTCACCACGAATGCCCGCCGTGCCGATCTGCCCCGCGAGATCGAAGCCGGCGACCTGCTCATTGCCGAAGCGCCCGCCGACAATGGAATAGTCCACGCCATGCGTGTTGGCGTGCCAATTGAATGCCGCGCTGGAGTCCGCGCCACCGTGCCCCGGCGCGTACACAGCGCTGATGCGGGAGATGGGCCCCAGCTTGTGCTCGGCCAGCACCGCGTCGACACCCACGCGCTCCTCGCGCTCGATGGCAGTCGGGTTCAGGGGGTTCAGCAGGTCGAGCGGGCTCCAGAAACGGCCCGTTCCCCATGCGATGCGCTGCCGCCCGATGCGCACATCGGTGTCGCCCGATGACAGGGTGACGTTGCCGCGATACAGCCGGTGCTGGCCGTAGTACGAGCCGCCACGCAGGTAATTGCCGTCGAGATCCAGGTACTGATCCGGCGCGAGACTGCTCTGGCTTGCGAACTGTGCGGTGTGCAGGTAGCTGCCGAACAGCAATTCGTTGTCGTACTGCAGATCCACGGCGACGTGCTCGGAGAGCTTGCCCTGCAACTGCAGCCGCAGGCGATTGAGATCGAGCAGATAGCGTTGCCCGCCGGGCACGATGGTTTCCGATTCCTCCAGCAAGCTCTTGTAGTAACCGGAAAATTTCAACCCGGACTGCGACGTCTCCTGCGCCGAGGCTCCGAAGGCCAGAGCCGCCAGAAGTCCGAACGGCACGGCTTGCTTAAACATGGCGTATCGCTTGCACTGGATCGAGCCGCGCCGCCTTGGCCGCGGGATAGAGCGAAACCAGCACGCCGGCAATCAACAGCGCAATACCCGGCGGGACCACCGTCGCACCGAAAATGCGCGGATAAACGATGCCGGTCAACCCGGGGATGGCGGAATATCCGGCGAAGAAGCTCGACAGGTCCATACCGGCATGCCCAAGATACAGCACCAGCGCAATGCCGGCGCCATACCCGACGGCAGACGCGATCAACAGCAAGGCGATGGACTCATATACGACCATGCGCCTCAAGGCGGCGGGCGACGTGCCAAGCGCCAGCATCACGCCAAACTCGCGCGTGCGCTCGGTGACGGCCATGAACACGGTATTGATGACCGACGTGGTAATCACCAGAAGCAGCACCGCCAGGATGATACTGCTCACCACGCGCAGGAGCCGGACCATGTCTTCGAGCTGCGGCAAGAGTTCCTGCCACGGTATCAGCGTCACGTCGGTGCCACCGATACGCGCGCGTAGCAGGGCAACGGCAGCGGACACGTGCGCGCGATCCTCCAGCCGGACATTGATGGTGGAAACGCGTGAACCGAGCGCAAGCAACGACTGCGCCGCTGGCAGCGTGACAAAAGCAAATGCGCCATCGAAACTGGCACTTTCCGTCGAGAAAATGCCCCCCACCCCGTAGGCTGCCGTGCCGAGCTCGCCGTTGGCGGCCTGGGCCATGACGACGATCTTCTCGCCCAGGCGGACACCGAGCTTGTCGGCGAGCCTGCGGCCAATCATGACTTCGCGATCGGCGCCAGGTATGAGCGCCCGTCCCTGGACAACCGTGCGGGAAATGAACGTGACCTTAGCCTCCGCCACCGGATCGATGCCGATGAGCATGATGCCTTCGGATTTCGAGGCCGTGCTGGCCAACGCCTGGACCTGGGTGCGCGGCGCAGCCGCAATCACGCCAGGCGTGCCCCGGACGGCTTGCAGCAGCGAGACGGCATCGTCGATGGCAAGCTCGGGGGCATAATCCTTGCGAAAGCCCTTGCGTTCGACCTGGATGTGCCCCGTCAGATAACGCGTGGAGTTCTCGATCGTCTGGTCGAAGAATCCGTCGAAAAACCCCAGGATGAAGACAAAGCCCACGATGCCGAAGGCAGCGCCTGCGGCCATGAGGGCCGTGCGGCGTGGATTGCGCAGCAGGTTGCGCAGTGCGAGCAGCACGAACACCGGCAAGCGGGAATCGCCCGTGTTTCGTGACGACACCCGCATGGCAGCGGGTAGCCCGCGAATCGCCTCGATGGGCCGCAACTGCACGGCCTTGGCAGCGGGATACAGTGCCGCCAGCCCGGCAATGACGAAGACCGCCACTGACAGCACGACGCCACGCTCGGCGCTCACCACCGGATAGACGACGTCGGACAGCCCGGGCATCGTGCGCAGCCCGGCTTCAAAACCGTGCAGATGGATACCCGCGCGCGCGAAATACGCCGTCACTGTCCAGCCGACGGCGTTGCCGACGATCAGGCCAACGATGCCCAGAAGGATCGATTCATACAGGACCAGCCGAAGCACGCGCGTGCGGCTCATGCCGACGGCAAGCATGATGCCGAATTCGCGCGTGCGCTCCATCACGGACATCAGCACAGGATTCGCCACCGCGAAGACGACCACCACGAAGAACACCAACAGCACCACGTAGGTCGTGACCTCGTGAAAGCGCGAACTGACCGCTACCATCGGTAGCAGCCGTGGCCACCCCACGACTTCGTAACGATCTCCCAGGCGCTCGGCGAGCCCCGCGCTGACCGGCTCCAGGCGCGAGCGCTCGCGCAGCCGCAGGGCGATGGCGGTGGCGCCACCGGGCGCGGAGAGAAACTCCCGCACAACAGGCAGCGGCATCACGGCGACGTAGCCGTCGAGATCGTCGATCTTGCTGCGGAAGATGCCGCGCACCGGATACTTTCCGCTCGATATCGAGCCGTCGTAGCCCTGCCCCACGAACACGATGTTCTGCCCGGGCCGCACCGCGAGCGCTTCAGCAAGCATCTCCCCGATCAGCACGCCGGGCGCGCCGGTCGTCAGCGGCTGCCCGGCCACGATGGCGTCCGAGAGCATCGTCACCTGCGCCTCGTCTGCCGGCTCGACGCCGACGAGCATGAGGCCGCGCGACTTGTCGCCCCGGCTGGCCAGCGCTTTGGTTTCCAGGCGGATGCTGGCGGCTGCCACCCCAGCCTCGTTGCGCACGGCATGCAGGATGGGGGCCGAGTCTGGCATGGCGAGATCAAGGATCGGATCGTCGTGGTAGCCCTTGAGATGCACCTGCGCATCGCCGGCGAAATACCGCGTGGTGTTCTCGACCATCTCGCGGTTCATGCCAGCGGTGAATCCCCAGTTGAAGATCATCGCCGCTAGGCCGATGGCGATCGACGAGATGGTGATGGCGGAACGCCTGCGGTTGCGCAGCACATTGCGCACGGCGAGTGGCAGCAGCATCATGGCGGTCGGCGCTCATCGGCTTCGATCCGGCCGTCACGCAGGCGAATGACCCGCCGCGCGCGTTCGACCACCATCGGGTCGTGGGTGGAGAACACGAACGTCACGCCGCGCCGTTCATTCATGGCCTTCATCATGTCCATGAGCGCGGCGCCGGCTTTGGAATCCAGATTGGCGGTCGGCTCATCGGGCAGCACGATGATCGGCTCGGCCGCGATGGCGCGCGCCACCGC
The sequence above is a segment of the Ralstonia pickettii genome. Coding sequences within it:
- a CDS encoding ABC1 kinase family protein, giving the protein MGVITHANPEPAVRERVPAELPRLLYILRALAGAGWAHYVERLRIGRDALEASVEAVQATDQDAKRLRATLEGLGPAFVKFGQLLSLRRDMLPEVYIEELQRLQDDVAVFPGEQAREIVERELGKSVHALFTSFDETPLAAASIGQVHTAQLIDGTSVVVKVQRPGIEPIIHADVRIMRFLARQLERYVPESRRFGPGDLVEEFARLINEELDYQVEARNGDLLRENLQDDKHVFVPRIFWEQTSRRVLTMERSFGKKLTHIPSSEQESRRRVAQALMASFLKQVFEDGFFHGDPHPGNVFLLEDGRLCFHDFGIMGRLSAYDQEALAQLILAVSSGEVSWMVDAYFEMGVATEGVDREAFTRDASQALDAYYEAAGKGYSFGEIVRQFALLSQRHRIKLPRQFLLVSKAFMLVESQALTLAPDFNALASLREYAPHLLGRKLLQGANVQTEFSRGFRTLRALHHAAALLPDILNRTVEALSSGKATLHIKHDQLQGLEAHIDRASNRLSLSLIIASVVIGSSIVMAFHSGPHYAGIPVLGLLGFVVASVMGLAWAVAILRSGKF
- a CDS encoding ABC transporter permease — encoded protein: MMLLPLAVRNVLRNRRRSAITISSIAIGLAAMIFNWGFTAGMNREMVENTTRYFAGDAQVHLKGYHDDPILDLAMPDSAPILHAVRNEAGVAAASIRLETKALASRGDKSRGLMLVGVEPADEAQVTMLSDAIVAGQPLTTGAPGVLIGEMLAEALAVRPGQNIVFVGQGYDGSISSGKYPVRGIFRSKIDDLDGYVAVMPLPVVREFLSAPGGATAIALRLRERSRLEPVSAGLAERLGDRYEVVGWPRLLPMVAVSSRFHEVTTYVVLLVFFVVVVFAVANPVLMSVMERTREFGIMLAVGMSRTRVLRLVLYESILLGIVGLIVGNAVGWTVTAYFARAGIHLHGFEAGLRTMPGLSDVVYPVVSAERGVVLSVAVFVIAGLAALYPAAKAVQLRPIEAIRGLPAAMRVSSRNTGDSRLPVFVLLALRNLLRNPRRTALMAAGAAFGIVGFVFILGFFDGFFDQTIENSTRYLTGHIQVERKGFRKDYAPELAIDDAVSLLQAVRGTPGVIAAAPRTQVQALASTASKSEGIMLIGIDPVAEAKVTFISRTVVQGRALIPGADREVMIGRRLADKLGVRLGEKIVVMAQAANGELGTAAYGVGGIFSTESASFDGAFAFVTLPAAQSLLALGSRVSTINVRLEDRAHVSAAVALLRARIGGTDVTLIPWQELLPQLEDMVRLLRVVSSIILAVLLLVITTSVINTVFMAVTERTREFGVMLALGTSPAALRRMVVYESIALLLIASAVGYGAGIALVLYLGHAGMDLSSFFAGYSAIPGLTGIVYPRIFGATVVPPGIALLIAGVLVSLYPAAKAARLDPVQAIRHV